Proteins from one Streptomyces genisteinicus genomic window:
- a CDS encoding methyltransferase domain-containing protein yields MTLLHDRELAGAFDHAAPGYDRLTALNPGHRADLLRSARRLRLPDQGAGLHILDLGCGTGASTAALLRAAPRARITGVDASAGMLRQALRKPWPRSVDFRHLPAEELTPGTAGPFDAVFAAYLFRNVSDPDRVLATVRALLRPGGRLAVHEYSLSGSAVHRAVWTAVCRGVIVPAGTLGGDRALHRHLWRSVLDFDTAPAFTRRLARAGFLDARAVPVAGWQTGVVHTFVARNAPAPPAAPSP; encoded by the coding sequence ATGACGCTGCTGCACGACCGTGAGCTGGCCGGTGCCTTCGACCACGCCGCACCCGGATACGACCGGCTCACCGCCCTCAACCCCGGCCACCGCGCGGACCTGCTGCGCTCCGCACGCCGGCTGCGGCTGCCCGACCAGGGGGCCGGGCTGCACATCCTGGACCTGGGGTGCGGCACGGGAGCGTCCACCGCGGCACTGCTGCGGGCGGCGCCCCGCGCCCGGATCACGGGCGTGGACGCCTCCGCCGGCATGCTCCGGCAGGCACTGCGCAAACCGTGGCCCCGGAGCGTGGACTTCCGCCACCTGCCGGCGGAGGAGCTGACGCCCGGCACCGCCGGACCGTTCGACGCGGTCTTCGCCGCCTACCTGTTCCGCAACGTCAGCGACCCGGACCGCGTCCTCGCGACGGTCCGCGCCCTGCTCCGTCCCGGCGGGCGGCTCGCCGTCCACGAGTACAGCCTCAGCGGTTCGGCGGTCCACCGGGCCGTGTGGACGGCGGTCTGCCGCGGGGTGATCGTCCCCGCGGGCACCCTCGGCGGCGACCGGGCGCTCCACCGCCATCTGTGGCGCAGCGTCCTCGACTTCGACACCGCCCCCGCCTTCACCCGCCGCCTGGCCCGAGCGGGCTTCCTCGACGCGCGCGCGGTCCCGGTCGCCGGCTGGCAGACCGGCGTCGTGCACACCTTCGTCGCCCGCAACGCCCCGGCACCGCCCGCCGCCCCGTCTCCCTGA
- a CDS encoding sensor histidine kinase, with product MNTTASAPTPTTRALAWCLHLLVAGLLVLVPVRAAAGGAPHPAAVVAGAALCGLVYAAGPLLPAVGRSRRAAALWLAAVGGVWLVLLALSADAVWLAFPLYLLQLHLLPRTAGVAAVGVTAAAAAGGFAAHQESFGTAMVLGPFLGAAVAVAVVRGYQALYRESEERRRLIGELTATRADLAAAQHTAGVLAERERLAREIHDTLAQGLSSIQLLLRAAERTLPGAPGDASRYVGQARRAAVDNLAEARRFVAALAPPALEGATLADALARLCAATGTRDGTAARFRLTGEPVPLPTAHDVALLRVAQSALANTVRHAGPARADVSLVHAGDRVTLSVTDDGRGFDPERLPPPDPRTGGYGLSTMRARVQALGGTFTVASAPGRGTALTAVLPLDPLPFRPAPEARP from the coding sequence GTGAACACCACCGCCTCCGCCCCGACCCCCACCACCCGTGCGCTCGCCTGGTGCCTGCACCTGCTGGTCGCGGGCCTGCTCGTCCTCGTCCCGGTGCGGGCGGCGGCCGGCGGCGCCCCGCACCCGGCCGCGGTGGTGGCCGGCGCCGCGCTGTGCGGTCTCGTCTACGCGGCGGGCCCCCTGCTGCCGGCCGTCGGCCGCTCCCGGCGGGCCGCCGCGCTGTGGCTGGCCGCCGTCGGCGGAGTGTGGCTGGTGCTGCTGGCACTCTCCGCCGACGCGGTCTGGCTCGCGTTCCCGCTGTACCTCCTCCAGCTCCACCTGCTGCCCCGCACCGCGGGCGTGGCGGCCGTCGGCGTCACGGCGGCCGCCGCGGCCGGGGGGTTCGCCGCGCACCAGGAGTCCTTCGGCACGGCGATGGTGCTGGGCCCGTTCCTGGGCGCGGCGGTGGCCGTCGCCGTGGTGCGCGGCTACCAGGCGCTGTACCGGGAGAGCGAGGAACGCCGGCGGCTCATCGGCGAACTCACCGCGACCCGCGCCGACCTCGCCGCCGCCCAGCACACCGCCGGCGTCCTCGCCGAACGCGAACGCCTGGCCCGCGAGATCCACGACACCCTCGCCCAGGGCCTGTCCAGCATCCAGCTGCTGCTCCGGGCCGCCGAGCGCACCCTGCCCGGCGCCCCCGGCGACGCCTCCCGCTACGTCGGCCAGGCCCGGCGGGCGGCCGTCGACAACCTCGCCGAAGCGCGCCGCTTCGTCGCCGCCCTCGCGCCGCCCGCCCTCGAAGGAGCCACCCTGGCCGACGCCCTGGCCCGTCTGTGCGCGGCCACCGGCACCCGCGACGGGACCGCGGCGCGGTTCCGCCTCACCGGCGAACCCGTCCCGCTGCCCACCGCGCACGACGTCGCACTGCTGCGCGTCGCACAGTCGGCGCTGGCGAACACCGTCCGCCATGCCGGGCCGGCCCGGGCGGACGTCAGCCTCGTCCACGCGGGGGACCGGGTCACCCTGAGCGTCACCGACGACGGGCGCGGGTTCGACCCGGAGCGCCTTCCGCCGCCCGACCCGCGGACCGGCGGATACGGTCTGAGCACCATGCGGGCCCGGGTGCAGGCCCTCGGCGGCACCTTCACCGTCGCCTCCGCACCCGGCCGCGGCACCGCGCTCACCGCCGTCCTCCCGCTCGACCCGCTCCCCTTCCGCCCCGCACCGGAGGCGCGCCCGTGA
- a CDS encoding LLM class flavin-dependent oxidoreductase, which yields MNGNRGTIGVLLPCDLPAADVIPFAQDADALGFGELWVAEDLGHRGGLAQAATVLACTRRIRVGVGLLPAGARNAAFAAMEAATLAQLHPGRVDIAVGHGMPAWMRDAGAWPESPLTLLCEYIDALRTLLGGGRADIRGRYVRLDGVRLHPSAVPDTVPGVFAGVRSPKSLALSGECADGTVLAEPVSVPYVREALRRIAPRRPHRITAYNVAAVDADPRAATDAVRPALRSLGDADWKPHIVPLGFHGELAALRGAAADPEAFARALPDEWVGQLALAGTAGQVRARIDALFGAGVSSAVLIPAGPDRRASLAALAGVL from the coding sequence GTGAACGGGAACCGCGGCACCATCGGCGTCCTGCTCCCCTGCGACCTCCCCGCGGCCGACGTCATCCCCTTCGCCCAGGACGCGGACGCCCTCGGCTTCGGCGAACTGTGGGTCGCCGAGGACCTCGGGCACCGGGGCGGACTCGCCCAGGCGGCGACCGTGCTCGCCTGCACGCGCAGGATCCGCGTCGGGGTCGGCCTGCTCCCCGCCGGCGCGCGCAACGCAGCCTTCGCCGCCATGGAGGCCGCGACCCTGGCGCAGCTGCACCCCGGCCGCGTCGACATCGCCGTCGGCCACGGCATGCCCGCCTGGATGCGGGACGCCGGCGCCTGGCCGGAGAGTCCGCTGACCCTGCTGTGCGAGTACATCGACGCCCTGCGGACCCTCCTCGGCGGCGGCCGGGCCGACATCCGCGGTCGCTACGTCCGTCTCGACGGTGTGCGCCTGCACCCCTCGGCGGTGCCCGACACGGTCCCCGGCGTCTTCGCCGGGGTCCGCAGCCCCAAGTCGCTCGCGCTCTCCGGTGAATGCGCCGACGGGACCGTGCTCGCCGAGCCCGTCTCGGTGCCGTACGTCCGCGAGGCGCTGCGCCGCATCGCGCCGCGGCGCCCGCACCGGATCACCGCCTACAACGTCGCCGCCGTCGACGCCGACCCCCGCGCGGCGACCGACGCGGTGCGCCCGGCGCTGCGGTCCCTCGGGGACGCCGACTGGAAGCCGCACATCGTGCCCCTCGGATTCCACGGGGAACTCGCCGCGCTGCGCGGGGCCGCCGCGGACCCCGAGGCGTTCGCGCGGGCGCTGCCCGACGAGTGGGTCGGGCAGCTCGCCCTCGCGGGAACGGCCGGGCAGGTCCGCGCCCGGATCGACGCCCTCTTCGGTGCCGGGGTGAGCAGCGCCGTGCTCATCCCGGCGGGCCCGGACCGCCGGGCGTCGCTGGCCGCGCTCGCCGGAGTGCTCTGA
- a CDS encoding GNAT family N-acetyltransferase: MTELRTPRLVLRPWRDADLAPWAAMNADPEVREFLGEPLTREQSDASVARFRADFARRGYGWWAVEVRATGAFAGFAGLDDVDEDTPLTGVEIGWRLARHMWGMGCATEAARAVLAHAFGPLRLPEVLAVTAAGNLRSQAVMDRIGMVRDPAAGFDDPSAPEGPLRPQVVYRITPGA; this comes from the coding sequence ATGACCGAACTGCGCACCCCACGCCTCGTCCTGCGCCCCTGGCGCGACGCCGACCTCGCGCCCTGGGCGGCGATGAACGCCGACCCGGAGGTGCGCGAGTTCCTCGGGGAGCCGCTCACCCGGGAGCAGAGCGACGCGTCCGTGGCACGGTTCCGCGCCGACTTCGCGCGGCGGGGCTACGGGTGGTGGGCCGTGGAGGTACGGGCCACCGGCGCCTTCGCGGGCTTCGCCGGGCTGGACGACGTCGACGAGGACACGCCGCTGACCGGCGTGGAGATCGGGTGGCGGCTCGCCCGCCACATGTGGGGCATGGGCTGCGCGACGGAAGCCGCACGGGCCGTGCTCGCCCACGCCTTCGGCCCCCTGCGGCTGCCCGAGGTCCTCGCCGTGACGGCGGCCGGCAACCTCCGCTCGCAGGCGGTGATGGACCGCATCGGCATGGTGCGGGACCCCGCCGCGGGATTCGACGACCCGTCCGCGCCCGAAGGCCCGCTGCGTCCGCAGGTGGTGTACCGGATCACACCGGGCGCCTGA
- a CDS encoding MFS transporter, with protein MTDRPLRRRRHALYLFFFLTGIAMSSWITRTPDIRDRLGASIAEMGLVLFGLSVGSMAGILCSGRLVSRFGTRPVIAVGTVLIVTGVLVVAAGSAVAAGWLVAAGLGLFGAGMGAGEVALNVDGAEVEHLTGTPVLPALHGCFSLGTVVGGLLGMAATAVAFPAHWHLAAVAAAATAILVHALRAIPAGTGAVSGTPDPDPESPAGEASAPVWKDRRLLLIGGIVLAMALAEGAANDWLPLLMVDGHGLDPALGSLVFVGFAAAMTLGRFSGSFFIERYGRATVLRVSALSGAAGLVLVVFSDNAAVAAAAVLFWGLGASLGFPVALSAAGDSGPGKAARVGLVATIGYVAFLVGPPSLGFLGDHYGLRAAMVVVLAFVACAVLLAPAAGARTSATTAPALPRPAGPAGAPAGHAPDAGERR; from the coding sequence GTGACCGACCGTCCACTGCGCCGGCGACGCCATGCCCTGTACCTCTTCTTCTTCCTCACCGGCATCGCCATGTCGTCCTGGATCACCCGGACCCCCGACATCCGCGACCGGCTCGGTGCGTCCATCGCGGAGATGGGGCTGGTCCTCTTCGGCCTCTCGGTCGGCTCCATGGCGGGCATCCTGTGCTCCGGACGCCTGGTGTCGAGGTTCGGCACCAGGCCGGTGATCGCCGTCGGCACCGTGCTGATCGTCACCGGCGTCCTCGTCGTCGCCGCGGGCAGCGCCGTGGCCGCGGGATGGCTGGTCGCCGCCGGGCTGGGCCTTTTCGGCGCCGGCATGGGAGCCGGAGAGGTCGCCCTCAACGTGGACGGGGCTGAGGTGGAGCACCTGACCGGCACCCCCGTCCTGCCCGCGCTGCACGGCTGCTTCAGCCTGGGCACGGTCGTCGGCGGGCTGCTGGGCATGGCGGCCACCGCCGTCGCCTTCCCCGCCCACTGGCACCTGGCCGCCGTGGCGGCGGCCGCGACGGCGATCCTGGTCCACGCCCTGCGCGCGATTCCGGCCGGCACCGGAGCCGTCTCCGGGACCCCGGACCCGGACCCGGAATCCCCGGCCGGCGAGGCGTCCGCACCGGTCTGGAAGGACCGCAGGCTCCTGCTGATCGGCGGCATCGTGCTCGCCATGGCGCTGGCCGAGGGAGCCGCCAACGACTGGCTGCCCCTGCTGATGGTCGACGGGCACGGACTGGACCCCGCGCTCGGCTCACTCGTCTTCGTCGGGTTCGCCGCCGCCATGACGCTGGGCCGCTTCAGCGGCTCCTTCTTCATCGAGCGCTACGGCCGCGCGACCGTCCTGCGTGTCAGCGCCCTGTCCGGGGCCGCCGGACTGGTCCTGGTCGTCTTCTCCGACAACGCCGCCGTGGCCGCGGCGGCCGTCCTGTTCTGGGGACTGGGGGCGTCGCTCGGCTTTCCCGTCGCCCTCTCCGCCGCGGGCGACTCGGGCCCCGGGAAGGCCGCCCGGGTCGGCCTGGTGGCGACCATCGGCTACGTCGCCTTCCTGGTGGGCCCGCCGTCCCTCGGGTTCCTCGGCGACCACTACGGGCTGCGCGCCGCCATGGTCGTGGTCCTGGCCTTCGTCGCCTGCGCCGTGCTCCTCGCCCCCGCGGCCGGCGCCCGCACGTCCGCGACGACCGCCCCGGCACTGCCCCGGCCCGCCGGCCCGGCCGGCGCCCCGGCGGGGCACGCCCCGGACGCGGGGGAGCGGCGGTGA
- a CDS encoding ABC transporter permease yields MFVAWRDLRFAKGRFALMGVVIVLITLLVGLLSGLTAGLGRQNVSAVTGLPADRIAFGTPAGADLSWTDSTVSEEQWRRWADTPGVTAAEPLGVTLTRATAGGRSAGVSAFGVRPGSPLAPDAGRIGDGDVVMSAAAARELGVAGGDRISLAGRALTVVAVSGDAFFSHTPVVWTSLASWRHTAPPGSGPGAPFAGVVALATAPGTPVGTVDRAVGTRTVTTGDSLSAIGSYASENGSLQLMRGFLLVISALVVGAFFAVWTVQRSGDIAVLKALGASTAGLLKDALGQAVVLLTGGTLAGTALAAGAGALLADSSVPFHLSPGTVLVPAAVTVALGTLGAALSVRRITSVDPLTALGSAR; encoded by the coding sequence GTGTTCGTCGCCTGGAGGGATCTCAGGTTCGCCAAGGGGCGCTTCGCGCTCATGGGCGTCGTCATCGTCCTCATCACACTGCTGGTGGGACTGCTGTCCGGACTGACGGCGGGGCTGGGACGGCAGAACGTCTCCGCCGTGACCGGGCTGCCGGCCGACCGGATCGCGTTCGGCACTCCTGCCGGGGCGGACCTGTCGTGGACGGACTCCACCGTCTCCGAGGAGCAGTGGCGGCGCTGGGCGGACACGCCCGGGGTGACGGCCGCCGAACCGCTCGGCGTCACGCTCACGAGGGCGACGGCGGGCGGCCGCAGCGCGGGGGTCTCCGCCTTCGGCGTGCGGCCCGGCTCGCCGCTCGCCCCGGACGCCGGCCGGATCGGCGACGGCGACGTGGTGATGTCGGCCGCGGCGGCCCGGGAACTCGGCGTCGCCGGGGGAGACCGCATCTCTCTCGCCGGGCGGGCCCTGACCGTGGTGGCGGTGAGCGGCGACGCGTTCTTCAGCCACACCCCGGTCGTCTGGACCAGCCTGGCCTCGTGGCGGCACACCGCTCCCCCCGGTTCGGGGCCGGGCGCCCCGTTCGCCGGCGTCGTCGCCCTCGCCACCGCGCCGGGGACGCCGGTCGGGACGGTGGACCGGGCGGTGGGGACCAGGACGGTGACCACCGGGGACTCGCTGTCCGCGATCGGCTCCTACGCCTCCGAGAACGGCAGCCTGCAACTGATGCGCGGCTTCCTCCTCGTCATCTCCGCGCTGGTCGTCGGGGCCTTCTTCGCCGTGTGGACGGTCCAGCGCAGCGGTGACATCGCCGTCCTGAAGGCGCTCGGGGCCTCGACGGCGGGCCTGCTGAAGGACGCGCTGGGCCAGGCGGTGGTGCTGCTGACGGGAGGCACCCTCGCCGGTACGGCGCTGGCGGCCGGCGCCGGGGCCCTGCTGGCGGACTCGTCCGTACCGTTCCACCTCTCCCCCGGCACGGTCCTCGTCCCGGCCGCGGTCACCGTCGCGCTGGGCACGCTCGGGGCCGCCCTCTCCGTCCGCCGCATCACCTCCGTCGACCCGCTGACCGCTCTGGGGAGCGCCCGATGA
- a CDS encoding helix-turn-helix transcriptional regulator, with protein sequence MLPMTQGSDELDTLVRQRIRALRVAQGWSLEELAVRARISQSTLSRIENGRRRLALDQLVTLARALDTSLDQLVETATDDIVTSPAVDAAHGLMRWPIKAEPGMTVVRQRMTEPPPGNASRMRAHPGREWLVVLSGTAVLLLGDRRLRIETHQAAEFPTMLPHAIGAEGGPCEILGIFDRDARRGHRPGRTKSAEA encoded by the coding sequence ATGTTGCCCATGACGCAAGGCAGCGACGAGCTGGACACCCTGGTACGCCAACGGATCCGCGCACTGCGCGTGGCCCAGGGCTGGTCGCTGGAGGAGCTGGCCGTGCGGGCCCGGATCAGCCAGTCCACGCTCAGCCGCATCGAGAACGGGCGGCGCCGCCTGGCCCTGGACCAGCTCGTCACCCTGGCCCGGGCCCTGGACACCTCGCTCGACCAGCTCGTCGAGACCGCCACCGACGACATCGTCACCAGCCCGGCCGTCGACGCGGCCCACGGGCTGATGCGCTGGCCCATCAAGGCCGAACCGGGCATGACCGTGGTGCGCCAGCGCATGACCGAACCGCCCCCGGGCAACGCGTCCCGCATGCGCGCCCACCCGGGGCGCGAGTGGCTGGTGGTGCTCTCCGGGACGGCGGTCCTGCTGCTCGGCGACCGCCGGCTGCGGATCGAGACCCACCAGGCGGCGGAGTTCCCGACCATGCTGCCGCACGCGATCGGCGCCGAGGGCGGGCCCTGCGAGATCCTCGGCATCTTCGACCGGGACGCACGCCGCGGGCACCGGCCCGGCCGGACGAAGAGCGCCGAGGCGTGA
- a CDS encoding class I SAM-dependent methyltransferase, with protein sequence MTHAHPRSAHTDHEPTGPHGDTAHTAHTHEPHTHEPHAHEPHAHDQAEILDLDAEVLAEHTASVTAWLPVTDAPRHIVDLGCGTGAGTLALLDRFPGARVTAVDTSPAHLERLREKAAAIGAAERVRLVHADLDAPQWPALGTPGLVWASASLHHLADPGRTLARVRELLAPGGLFAVVELAGFPRFLPPDAPAEAPGLEERCHAALDRHHARELPHRGADWGPLLTAAGFTVEGERTVAVDIGPSRDETVVRYALQGLRRLRDGAATALTAGDLAALDALLDADGPRGIPGRGDVGVRTERTVWAARRT encoded by the coding sequence ATGACCCACGCACACCCCCGCTCCGCGCACACGGATCACGAGCCCACCGGCCCCCACGGAGACACGGCGCACACCGCACACACCCACGAACCGCACACCCACGAGCCGCACGCGCACGAGCCGCACGCGCACGACCAGGCGGAGATCCTCGACCTGGACGCCGAGGTGCTCGCCGAGCACACCGCGTCCGTCACCGCCTGGCTGCCCGTCACGGACGCCCCCCGGCACATCGTCGACCTCGGCTGCGGCACGGGTGCCGGCACCCTCGCCCTGCTCGACCGCTTCCCGGGAGCGCGGGTGACGGCCGTCGACACCTCGCCCGCCCATCTGGAGCGGCTGCGGGAGAAGGCGGCCGCGATCGGTGCGGCCGAGCGGGTGCGCCTCGTGCACGCCGACCTCGACGCGCCGCAGTGGCCCGCACTCGGCACGCCCGGACTGGTCTGGGCCTCCGCCTCGCTGCACCACCTGGCCGACCCCGGCCGCACCCTCGCCCGGGTCCGCGAACTGCTGGCGCCCGGCGGGCTGTTCGCCGTCGTGGAACTTGCCGGCTTCCCCCGCTTCCTGCCCCCGGACGCCCCCGCGGAGGCCCCCGGCCTCGAGGAGCGGTGCCACGCGGCACTCGACCGCCACCACGCCCGGGAGCTTCCCCACCGCGGCGCCGACTGGGGGCCCCTGCTGACGGCCGCGGGCTTCACGGTCGAGGGTGAACGCACCGTCGCCGTGGACATCGGCCCGAGCCGTGACGAGACGGTCGTCCGTTACGCGCTCCAGGGGCTGCGCCGCCTGCGCGACGGCGCCGCGACCGCCCTCACGGCCGGCGACCTGGCCGCCCTCGACGCGCTGCTCGACGCCGACGGCCCGCGCGGCATCCCGGGCCGCGGCGACGTGGGCGTGCGCACCGAACGCACGGTGTGGGCGGCACGCCGCACCTGA
- a CDS encoding lycopene cyclase family protein, producing MSGLPDRSTGLHSDVVILGAGAAGLSLADRLARAGTATVTVVEPPDGPSRPPERTWCFWDTEADDVEPAVEASWSRLRIHAPDGGSTTVDPHPLSYRMVRSEPFERLVHARLAASRVRVLRATAGTVNAVRGGAEVRCSAPGTGTLTLRARLVFDSRPLRTLPPARTTLLQHFSGWFVRTASRRFDPAVADLMDFRVPQPGHGLAFGYVLPLAPDRALVEYTEFSRAPLTPAAYAAALSHYSRKILGLGAFTVDATEHGVIPMTDARFPRRIGPGVFRIGTAGGATRPSTGYTFAAVRRQTRAIADGLRDGHTVVPAPHGRRALAMDAVLLRALDTGRIDGPAYFTRLFRTTPAERLLRFLDGGTSVREEWGIGLRGPVLPMLRTVAELPFLPRRARPAATAPTAPTDPEKNADDAAARP from the coding sequence GTGAGCGGCCTCCCCGACCGGTCCACCGGCCTCCACTCCGACGTCGTCATCCTCGGCGCGGGCGCCGCGGGACTCAGCCTCGCCGACCGGCTGGCACGCGCCGGCACCGCCACCGTCACCGTGGTCGAACCCCCGGACGGCCCGTCGAGGCCCCCCGAACGCACCTGGTGCTTCTGGGACACCGAGGCGGACGACGTCGAACCGGCCGTCGAGGCGTCCTGGTCGCGGCTGCGGATCCACGCGCCGGACGGCGGGTCCACCACCGTCGACCCGCACCCTCTCAGCTACCGCATGGTGCGCTCCGAGCCGTTCGAGCGGCTGGTCCATGCACGGCTCGCGGCCTCCCGGGTACGCGTGCTGCGGGCCACGGCCGGCACCGTGAACGCCGTCCGCGGCGGGGCCGAGGTGCGCTGCTCGGCCCCCGGCACGGGAACCCTCACCCTGCGGGCCCGGCTCGTGTTCGACTCGCGCCCCCTGCGGACGCTGCCCCCGGCCCGCACCACCCTGCTCCAGCACTTCAGCGGCTGGTTCGTACGCACCGCGTCCCGGCGCTTCGACCCCGCCGTCGCCGACCTGATGGACTTCCGGGTCCCGCAGCCCGGCCACGGACTCGCCTTCGGATACGTCCTGCCGCTGGCGCCCGACCGCGCCCTGGTCGAGTACACCGAGTTCTCCCGGGCGCCGCTGACACCGGCGGCGTACGCGGCGGCCCTGAGCCACTACAGCCGCAAGATCCTCGGCCTCGGCGCCTTCACCGTCGACGCCACCGAACACGGCGTCATCCCGATGACGGACGCCCGCTTCCCACGCCGGATCGGGCCCGGCGTGTTCCGGATCGGCACCGCCGGCGGGGCCACCAGGCCGTCCACCGGCTACACCTTCGCCGCCGTGCGGCGCCAGACCCGGGCCATCGCCGACGGCCTGCGCGACGGACACACGGTCGTCCCGGCTCCCCACGGGCGGCGCGCCCTCGCCATGGACGCCGTGCTGCTGCGGGCACTGGACACCGGGCGGATCGACGGCCCCGCCTACTTCACCCGGCTGTTCCGCACCACGCCCGCCGAACGCCTCCTGCGCTTCCTCGACGGCGGCACCTCGGTCCGGGAGGAATGGGGCATCGGCCTGCGCGGACCCGTGCTGCCCATGCTCCGCACCGTCGCCGAACTCCCGTTCCTGCCCCGCCGGGCACGCCCCGCGGCCACCGCCCCCACTGCCCCCACCGATCCGGAGAAGAACGCAGATGACGCTGCTGCACGACCGTGA
- a CDS encoding response regulator, whose product MTTAPIRLLLADDHPVVRAGLRAVLETEPGIAVVAEAATAEAAVTRAGRGDIDVVLMDLQFGRGMNGAEATALITARPGAPRVVVVTTYDTDADTLPAIEAGATGYLLKDAPPEELAAAVRTAAAGRTALAPSVADRLMSRLRTPGTALTRRETEVLSLVAAGLSNQAVAARLHLTEGTVKSHLARVYAKLGVDSRTSAVAAATDLGIIRR is encoded by the coding sequence GTGACCACCGCCCCCATCCGCCTGCTCCTCGCCGACGACCACCCCGTCGTCCGCGCGGGGCTCCGCGCGGTCCTCGAGACCGAACCGGGCATCGCCGTCGTCGCCGAGGCCGCCACCGCGGAGGCGGCCGTCACCCGTGCGGGCCGGGGGGACATCGACGTCGTCCTGATGGACCTCCAGTTCGGACGCGGCATGAACGGCGCGGAGGCCACCGCGCTCATCACCGCCCGCCCCGGCGCGCCCCGCGTCGTGGTCGTCACCACCTACGACACCGACGCGGACACCCTGCCGGCCATCGAGGCGGGAGCCACCGGCTACCTCCTCAAGGACGCCCCGCCCGAGGAGCTGGCCGCGGCCGTCCGCACGGCCGCCGCGGGCCGCACGGCGCTGGCGCCGTCCGTCGCCGACCGGCTGATGAGCCGACTGCGCACCCCGGGCACGGCGCTGACCCGCCGCGAGACGGAGGTGCTCTCCCTGGTCGCGGCGGGCCTGTCCAACCAGGCCGTCGCGGCCCGGCTGCATCTCACCGAGGGGACGGTCAAGTCCCACCTGGCCCGCGTCTACGCCAAACTCGGCGTCGACTCCCGCACCTCCGCCGTCGCCGCCGCCACCGACCTGGGCATCATCCGCCGCTGA
- a CDS encoding ABC transporter ATP-binding protein, with protein MSLHLTDVTLTYPDAGARLTALDRVALGVPGGTVTAVVGPSGSGKSSLLAVAGTLVTPDRGRVTVDGTDVTDLTRAERAELRRRSVGIVFQQPHLLPSLTAVEQLQVMARIDGRPARAVRDRAMEGLAAVGMAGEAGRRPHQLSGGQRQRVNIARALMNDPAVLLVDEPTSALDRERGAAVVALLTRLTRERGTATVLVTHDRTLLGAADRVVGIHDGRLRPGGGRDGAAGTVPPA; from the coding sequence ATGAGCCTGCACCTGACCGATGTCACCCTCACCTACCCCGACGCGGGCGCCCGCCTCACCGCGCTCGACCGGGTCGCCCTCGGTGTGCCCGGCGGGACGGTGACCGCGGTCGTCGGGCCGTCCGGCTCCGGCAAGTCGAGCCTCCTGGCGGTCGCCGGCACCCTCGTCACGCCGGACCGCGGCCGCGTCACGGTCGACGGCACCGACGTCACGGACCTGACCCGCGCCGAGCGCGCCGAGCTGCGCCGCCGCTCCGTCGGCATCGTCTTCCAGCAGCCCCATCTGCTGCCCTCGCTGACCGCCGTCGAACAGCTCCAGGTCATGGCCCGGATCGACGGCCGCCCGGCCCGTGCCGTGCGGGACCGGGCGATGGAGGGCCTGGCGGCCGTGGGTATGGCGGGCGAGGCGGGCCGGCGGCCTCACCAGCTCTCGGGGGGCCAGCGCCAGCGCGTCAACATCGCCCGCGCGCTGATGAACGACCCCGCCGTGCTGCTGGTCGACGAGCCCACCAGCGCCCTCGACCGGGAACGGGGTGCGGCCGTGGTCGCCCTGCTGACCCGGCTCACCCGCGAACGGGGCACCGCGACGGTGCTCGTCACCCACGACCGCACCCTGCTCGGCGCGGCCGACCGCGTCGTGGGGATCCACGACGGGCGGCTGCGTCCGGGGGGCGGGCGGGACGGGGCGGCGGGGACCGTCCCGCCCGCCTGA
- a CDS encoding TetR/AcrR family transcriptional regulator, whose product MSGRTRGPNDPRRRERILDAALDVVAEHGAIKVTFRRIAEAAGVPLGSLTYYFDDMEHLLTAAFGRLAETVSARYRALLEAARTPAEAEAAVVEIICGKVWGTDRDLLLSYELYAFATRHPELREVMRSWMRASREALARHFDPLTARALDALVEGLSIHNSVDAEPADRADVAAIVHSVASRGGR is encoded by the coding sequence ATGAGCGGCAGGACCCGCGGCCCCAACGACCCGCGACGGCGCGAACGCATCCTGGACGCGGCACTCGACGTCGTCGCCGAACACGGTGCGATCAAGGTGACGTTCCGCAGGATCGCCGAGGCGGCGGGAGTGCCCCTCGGTTCCCTCACCTACTACTTCGACGACATGGAGCACCTGCTCACCGCCGCGTTCGGCCGGCTCGCCGAGACCGTGTCCGCCCGCTACCGAGCGCTGCTGGAGGCGGCCCGCACCCCCGCGGAGGCGGAGGCCGCCGTCGTCGAGATCATCTGCGGCAAGGTCTGGGGCACCGACCGCGATCTGCTGCTCAGCTACGAGCTGTACGCCTTCGCCACCCGCCACCCCGAGCTGCGCGAGGTGATGCGGTCGTGGATGCGGGCCAGCCGGGAGGCGCTCGCCCGGCACTTCGACCCGCTCACGGCGCGGGCCCTCGACGCGCTCGTCGAGGGCCTGTCGATCCACAACTCCGTCGACGCGGAACCGGCCGACCGTGCGGACGTGGCGGCGATCGTGCACTCGGTCGCGTCCCGCGGCGGCCGGTAG